One region of Melitaea cinxia chromosome 29, ilMelCinx1.1, whole genome shotgun sequence genomic DNA includes:
- the LOC123667954 gene encoding cytochrome P450 6B5-like, with protein MFLYLIAVLIIAFYYYGTRNFKYWEKQGVKYEKPLFLVGSNLKQFIDKVSVSERFAAFYREYPNERFVGFFEGNTPALLIRDPELIKRVLITDFRYFHYRGLHPHKTEIEPLMRNLFTADGDIWKLMRQKLTPTFSSGKLKAMFPLIIERTEKLEKIADDLAETGNEVDIRELMARYTTDFIGACGFGIDSLALNEENSDFRKLGKRIFTTTKRDHFVSLLKRMAPEIFKHLHFFHPEVEAKTISIIRQIMSARNYKPSGRNDFVDMMLELKEKGKIVGESMEKRNADGTPKIVELELDEQLLAAQVFIFFAAGFETSSSASSFLLHMLAYHPEVQERCQKEVDEVLEKYNGKLCFEAVKDMKYLEMALKESMRCLPSPGFLIRKAVSKYTIPDTNVTLDADSLVIISTEGMASDPKYFRDPEAFIPERFHPDNIDKIQKCTFMPFGDGPRSCIGERMGIMQSLAGVATILKKFTVTPSANSIRKPRIDPNSLIVQIIVGGLPLALKRREKVN; from the exons atgtttttatatttaatagcaGTATTAATAATAGCGTTCTATTATTATGGGACcaggaattttaaatattgggAAAAGCAAGGAGTCAAATACGAAAAACCTTTATTTTTGGTTGGCAGTAATTTGAAACAGTTTATCGATAAAGTCAGTGTGTCTGAGCGTTTCGCTGCTTTTTATCGAGAATACCCAAATGAAAGATTTGTCGGGTTCTTCGAGGGTAATACCCCTGCGTTACTTATCCGAGATCCTGAGCTTATTAAACGCGTGCTTATCACGGATTTCCGTTACTTTCACTACAGAGGACTACACCCTCACAAGACGGAGATAGAACCTTTGATGAGAAACCTCTTCACTGCAGATGGCGACATATGGAAGTTAATGAGGCAGAAACTAACACCGACATTCTCGAGCGGTAAACTAAAGGCCATGTTTCCTCTTATCATTGAGAGAactgaaaaattagaaaaaattgcAGATGATTTGGCTGAAACAGGTAATGAGGTAGACATACGAGAGTTAATGGCGAGATACACGACTGACTTTATTGGTGCTTGCGGCTTCGGTATAGATTCACTAGCTTTAAACGAAGAGAACTCAGATTTTCGAAAACTTGGCAAGCGTATCTTCACAACCACGAAACGTGACCACTTTGTATCATTATTAAAGAGAATGGCACCAGAAATTTTTAAGCATTTGCATTTTTTTCATCCAGAGGTTGAAGCAAAAACCATATCGATTATTAGACAAATTATGTCCGCGAGGAATTATAAACCATCTGGTAGGAACGATTTTGTTGATATGATGTTGGAATTAAAAGAAAAGGGTAAAATTGTTGGTGAATCTATGGAAAAGCGGAATGCTGATGGTACACCGAAAATTGTGGAATTGGAGCTCGATGAACAACTGTTGGCTGCTCAAGTATTCATATTCTTCGCTGCTGGATTTGAAACTTCATCCTCAGCTAGCAGTTTCCTTCTTCACATGCTGGCATATCATCCAGAAGTACAAGAGCGTTGTCAGAAGGAAGTTGACGAAGTTCTGGAGAAGTACAATGGAAAACTTTGCTTCGAAGCTGTAAAGGATATGAAGTATTTGGAAATGGCTTTGAA AGAGAGTATGCGCTGTTTGCCATCACCCGGCTTCCTTATCCGGAAAGCTGTTTCCAAATACACAATACCAGACACAAATGTCACTTTGGACGCAGATAGCCTCGTTATAATATCGACTGAGGGCATGGCCTCCGATCCGAAGTACTTTAGAGACCCAGAGGCGTTCATTCCTGAGAGATTTCATCCGGATAACATTGATAAGATACAGAAGTGCACTTTCATGCCCTTTGGTGATGGTCCCAGGTCTTGCATAG GTGAACGTATGGGTATTATGCAGTCGTTGGCGGGTGTGGCAACCATTTTGAAGAAATTCACAGTAACTCCATCTGCAAATAGTATCCGAAAACCTCGGATTGACCCTAATTCTCTTATAGTTCAGATTATTGTTGGAGGCTTGCCGCTAGCTCTTAAGCGAAGagagaaagtcaattga